From one bacterium genomic stretch:
- a CDS encoding epoxyqueuosine reductase has product MTPEEKNYSELKELVIDKGIQLFGVAYIEPLKKYFYLSDKELSGMKYGISMATVLSKEVLYGIEDRPTLLYKWHYRQANINLDNNAFLMTQEIMRRGYKALPVPASQIIDWEKQVAHVSHRLVAEAAGLGWRGRNNLIVNEKYGSQIRLITVLTDIPLKTDSPVEFGCGSCTRCISKCPAEALGEKASDYNFSLCYNKLKEFSKIKGIGQYICGVCVKACYGKREEE; this is encoded by the coding sequence ATGACTCCTGAGGAGAAGAATTATTCCGAATTAAAAGAATTGGTAATTGATAAAGGTATTCAACTATTCGGTGTGGCATATATCGAACCTTTGAAGAAGTATTTTTATCTTTCCGATAAAGAGTTGTCCGGTATGAAGTATGGAATATCAATGGCAACAGTTCTTTCAAAAGAAGTTCTATATGGAATTGAGGATCGACCCACCTTACTTTACAAATGGCATTATCGCCAGGCAAATATTAATCTTGACAATAATGCATTCCTCATGACACAGGAGATAATGAGAAGAGGGTATAAAGCCCTGCCTGTTCCTGCATCGCAGATAATTGACTGGGAAAAACAGGTAGCGCATGTTTCGCACAGGCTTGTTGCTGAAGCAGCAGGCCTGGGATGGAGAGGCCGGAACAATCTTATTGTTAATGAAAAGTACGGTTCGCAGATCAGGCTTATAACTGTCCTGACTGATATACCATTGAAAACCGATTCACCGGTGGAATTCGGCTGTGGAAGTTGCACGCGGTGTATCTCGAAATGCCCGGCAGAAGCGCTTGGCGAAAAAGCATCAGATTATAATTTTTCGTTGTGTTATAATAAGTTAAAAGAATTTTCCAAAATAAAAGGTATCGGACAGTATATATGCGGAGTATGCGTTAAGGCTTGTTATGGAAAAAGAGAAGAAGAGTAA
- the yajC gene encoding preprotein translocase subunit YajC has product MAGQNAAQGSQSNPLLGFLPLVLILVIMYLLMIRPQAKKQKEHRQMLNTIEKGDKILTAGGIIGTVAGIKEKENTLLLKISENVKIEITRSSVAQLINKK; this is encoded by the coding sequence ATGGCAGGGCAGAATGCAGCACAGGGTTCGCAGAGTAATCCGCTTTTAGGCTTTTTGCCACTTGTTCTGATTCTTGTAATAATGTATTTATTGATGATCAGGCCTCAGGCAAAAAAGCAGAAGGAACACCGGCAAATGCTTAATACTATTGAAAAAGGCGATAAAATCCTTACTGCGGGCGGTATAATCGGAACAGTTGCAGGAATAAAAGAAAAAGAAAACACACTTTTATTGAAGATTTCTGAAAATGTAAAAATTGAAATAACGAGAAGTTCAGTTGCGCAATTGATTAATAAGAAGTAA
- the fmt gene encoding methionyl-tRNA formyltransferase, which produces MRILFFGSPEFSVPSLEKLTESRHEIAGVVTRGDKPKGRGRKLKGTAVKEFAVQNNLPLYQVDNLKEPNFLQKLNEFRADIFIVVGFPILPRHVIDMPEKGAVNLHASLLPAYRGAAPIQWAILNGEKETGVTTFFLNERVDTGEIILQQKVEIGESETAGELHDKLSLIGSGLLLETVNLIENGDFETFLQTGRVTKAPKITPDIPEINWDEDAQKTVNRIRAFSPFPGAFSFMDGKRVKFYLSSVINDDNEEKPGIVTAIDKDGLSIACGKGSVLIREIQIQGKRRMAVSEFLRGHSINPGTAFRNSRDNGG; this is translated from the coding sequence ATGCGGATTCTTTTTTTTGGAAGCCCTGAATTTTCAGTACCAAGCCTTGAGAAGCTAACTGAAAGCAGACATGAAATTGCAGGTGTAGTAACACGCGGAGATAAACCCAAGGGCAGAGGAAGAAAATTGAAAGGTACGGCTGTAAAGGAATTTGCCGTACAGAACAATCTCCCTTTATATCAGGTAGACAATCTCAAGGAACCGAATTTTTTACAAAAGTTAAATGAATTCAGGGCCGATATTTTTATTGTTGTAGGATTTCCAATCCTTCCCAGGCATGTTATTGATATGCCGGAGAAGGGTGCTGTAAATCTTCATGCATCTCTGCTGCCTGCATACAGAGGGGCTGCTCCCATACAATGGGCAATATTAAACGGTGAAAAAGAGACAGGTGTAACAACTTTCTTCCTTAACGAGAGAGTAGACACAGGCGAAATAATTCTGCAGCAGAAAGTCGAAATAGGAGAATCCGAAACAGCAGGAGAACTGCACGATAAATTATCTTTAATTGGAAGCGGGCTCTTGCTTGAAACGGTGAATTTAATTGAAAATGGTGATTTTGAAACATTTTTGCAGACAGGCAGGGTTACAAAAGCGCCAAAAATAACTCCTGATATTCCGGAAATTAATTGGGATGAGGATGCTCAAAAGACAGTAAACCGGATAAGAGCATTTTCTCCTTTTCCCGGAGCTTTCTCATTTATGGATGGAAAAAGAGTTAAATTTTATCTATCTTCTGTTATTAATGATGATAACGAGGAAAAGCCCGGGATTGTTACAGCAATTGATAAAGATGGACTTTCAATTGCATGCGGCAAAGGTAGTGTCTTAATAAGGGAAATACAGATACAGGGGAAACGAAGAATGGCTGTTTCGGAATTTTTAAGAGGCCATTCTATAAATCCCGGCACTGCATTTCGGAATAGCAGAGATAATGGCGGTTAA
- a CDS encoding PASTA domain-containing protein, translated as MSKIIDLIKKYKTVIYGLAACIVLLIFLVLLADIVIMPVLTHHGIEKELPDVTELSFDDAQKVLDKSGFTIIKDGEKFDDHYEAGTVISQNPLPFSRVKKGRRIYVIVSAGEKMVKVPKITGSSERESEFVLKQAGLVLGEIFYEYDNYYPKSVVCRQSLPEGSEVKEQEIIDITVSLGHMPASFIVPNVSGRSLEEAGKIIQKAGLKIGKVTKRKNRKLLPDTVIEQSPDPGEETERGAEVDLVVSSLKEEDN; from the coding sequence ATGAGTAAAATAATCGACTTGATAAAAAAATACAAGACTGTAATCTACGGACTTGCAGCATGTATTGTTTTATTAATATTTTTGGTGCTTCTTGCTGATATTGTGATTATGCCTGTTTTAACTCATCACGGCATTGAAAAGGAACTTCCCGATGTAACAGAACTATCATTTGATGATGCACAAAAAGTACTGGACAAAAGTGGTTTTACGATTATTAAGGACGGAGAAAAATTTGATGACCACTATGAGGCCGGAACAGTGATCAGTCAGAACCCGCTTCCATTCTCAAGAGTAAAAAAGGGCAGGCGTATTTATGTTATTGTGTCAGCAGGAGAGAAGATGGTCAAGGTTCCCAAAATAACAGGTTCATCAGAGAGAGAATCCGAATTTGTCCTGAAACAGGCAGGCCTTGTGTTAGGTGAAATTTTTTACGAATATGATAACTACTATCCGAAAAGTGTAGTATGCAGACAGTCTCTTCCTGAAGGAAGTGAAGTGAAGGAACAGGAAATAATTGACATTACCGTAAGCCTCGGACATATGCCTGCAAGTTTTATAGTTCCGAATGTTTCGGGAAGGAGCCTGGAAGAAGCAGGAAAAATCATTCAAAAAGCCGGACTTAAAATCGGTAAAGTTACTAAAAGAAAGAACAGAAAACTGCTGCCTGATACGGTTATTGAACAATCCCCTGATCCGGGAGAAGAGACTGAAAGAGGCGCAGAAGTTGATCTTGTAGTGAGCAGCCTTAAAGAGGAAGATAATTGA
- the radA gene encoding DNA repair protein RadA has translation MKKNRSKYVCQSCGYQAYRWLGKCPECGAWNSFVEEIDTKSSVKSSRKSTAVPYPIESIKEEDHKRIVTGINEFDRVLGGGIVPGSVALIGGAPGIGKSTLLLQICSSLINKGMTVLYVSGEESLSQIKSRAVRIGITGGNLLLASETDTDDIAGLIENQRPDLAIVDSIQTVYSSNLETMPGNISQVRYSGHILTSTAKKTQVPLFLVGHVNKEGSIAGPRVLEHLVDVLILMEGDNNYFRLLRPVKNRFGSTQEVGIFEMTGKGLKEVHNPSEFLASHHEKPTPGTVVNAALEGTRSLLVEVQALVSATNYGIPQRTVTGVDSRRLAIILAVIEKIAGLRFGTKDVFATIAGGLKITEPSVDMAVACAVISSYFSIPVDLKTVIAGEIGLTGEIRGVPNAESRIKEAQRLGYTTIILPVQNVSSLKKNDFNIEITGINTLKQAIKIIFGK, from the coding sequence ATGAAAAAGAACAGATCAAAATATGTGTGTCAATCATGCGGTTATCAGGCTTACAGATGGCTTGGGAAATGCCCTGAATGCGGTGCGTGGAATTCGTTCGTAGAAGAGATTGATACAAAATCATCAGTAAAAAGCAGTAGGAAAAGTACAGCAGTCCCTTATCCAATAGAGAGTATTAAGGAAGAAGACCATAAAAGAATTGTAACAGGCATAAATGAATTTGACAGAGTTCTCGGAGGAGGAATTGTTCCCGGTTCTGTTGCTTTAATTGGCGGAGCACCCGGAATAGGCAAATCAACCCTGCTTCTCCAGATATGTTCCTCACTTATTAATAAAGGCATGACAGTACTTTATGTGTCAGGAGAGGAATCTCTTTCACAAATAAAATCACGTGCTGTGCGCATAGGTATTACCGGGGGGAATCTTCTTCTTGCATCGGAAACTGATACTGATGATATTGCAGGCTTAATTGAAAATCAAAGACCTGACCTGGCAATTGTTGATTCAATACAGACAGTTTATTCTTCAAATCTCGAAACAATGCCCGGGAATATAAGCCAGGTACGTTACAGCGGGCATATTTTAACGAGTACTGCAAAAAAAACTCAGGTACCGTTATTTCTGGTGGGGCATGTTAATAAAGAGGGTAGTATTGCAGGCCCACGAGTACTGGAACATCTTGTTGATGTCTTAATTTTAATGGAAGGCGACAATAACTATTTCCGCCTGCTCAGGCCGGTTAAAAACAGGTTCGGCTCGACACAGGAAGTAGGTATATTTGAGATGACAGGCAAGGGCTTGAAAGAGGTTCATAACCCTTCGGAGTTTCTTGCTTCTCATCATGAAAAACCTACCCCGGGCACAGTTGTTAATGCTGCTCTTGAAGGCACAAGGTCCCTTTTAGTGGAAGTTCAGGCGCTTGTATCAGCTACTAATTACGGGATTCCTCAAAGAACCGTTACAGGTGTTGATTCCAGGAGGCTGGCAATAATATTGGCTGTAATTGAAAAGATTGCAGGCCTTCGGTTCGGAACAAAAGATGTTTTTGCAACAATTGCAGGAGGTTTGAAAATTACGGAACCTTCCGTAGATATGGCAGTTGCATGCGCTGTAATCTCAAGTTATTTTTCAATACCTGTTGACCTTAAAACAGTGATTGCAGGAGAGATAGGGCTAACCGGAGAAATCAGAGGTGTGCCGAATGCTGAATCCAGAATCAAGGAAGCGCAGCGGCTAGGGTATACAACAATAATTTTACCTGTGCAGAACGTGTCTTCTTTGAAAAAAAATGATTTTAATATAGAAATTACAGGAATAAACACACTTAAACAGGCTATTAAAATAATTTTCGGGAAATAG
- the rsmB gene encoding 16S rRNA (cytosine(967)-C(5))-methyltransferase RsmB, producing MAVNQKNKISARKEAVLLLMEFLKEDEFLNTDIGSSLGIEYFDKRDRSFIVDIVHGTLRQLKYLDWILSSKYHKKWEKVPEKFRRAAETGLYQILFMDGVPDYAAINETVQIVKELNGKYWSGVANGILRAVVKNPVFGVELKKNAVEDYISIRYSHPAWFVNRMTGFIGEDETEQLCRADNKRPVFGIRINLNKVSREEAFSEILKFDKDAEQSEILDEFVRVKHIGPVINSEFFRKGFISVQDESAGIVAHLVDPQPGEIIADVAAAPGGKTCHINELSKGKSLVISMDLRMNRLKRISENCKRLGIDKMYIMSADALNLPVRSVDKILLDAPCTGLGVLSKRADLRWKRRERDVDNAVRLQKNLLESCARAVKTGGVLVYSTCTILPEENQKQIEQFLINHKEFSIEKAEKFVNSKVTDKKGFVATFPHIHKTDGSFAVRMKKNRGNDE from the coding sequence ATGGCGGTTAATCAGAAAAACAAGATATCTGCGAGAAAAGAAGCTGTATTGCTGTTGATGGAGTTTTTAAAGGAAGATGAATTCCTGAATACTGATATCGGCAGTTCTTTAGGAATAGAGTATTTTGACAAGAGAGACCGTTCATTTATTGTTGATATTGTGCATGGCACATTAAGGCAGCTCAAATATTTAGACTGGATATTAAGCAGCAAATATCATAAAAAATGGGAAAAAGTTCCGGAAAAATTCAGACGTGCAGCAGAGACTGGCCTCTACCAAATATTATTTATGGATGGTGTGCCTGATTATGCGGCTATCAATGAAACTGTTCAGATTGTAAAAGAGTTAAACGGAAAATACTGGTCAGGAGTTGCAAACGGAATATTAAGAGCAGTTGTTAAAAATCCGGTTTTTGGCGTAGAATTGAAAAAAAATGCGGTTGAAGATTATATTTCTATAAGATATTCACACCCTGCCTGGTTTGTTAACAGGATGACAGGGTTTATAGGGGAAGATGAAACAGAGCAATTATGTAGAGCAGATAACAAACGGCCTGTATTCGGAATAAGGATAAATTTAAATAAAGTATCAAGAGAAGAAGCTTTTTCGGAAATTTTAAAATTTGATAAAGATGCGGAACAATCCGAAATACTTGATGAATTTGTCAGAGTTAAACATATCGGGCCTGTAATAAATTCGGAATTTTTCAGGAAAGGATTTATTTCAGTACAGGATGAAAGTGCAGGTATTGTTGCTCATCTTGTGGATCCGCAGCCCGGAGAAATTATTGCAGATGTTGCAGCAGCACCGGGAGGGAAAACATGCCACATTAATGAATTGTCAAAAGGCAAATCTTTAGTAATAAGCATGGATCTGCGCATGAACAGGCTGAAGAGGATTTCTGAAAATTGTAAACGGCTGGGGATAGATAAAATGTATATTATGTCAGCTGATGCGTTAAATTTGCCTGTAAGGTCTGTTGATAAGATTCTTCTTGATGCACCATGTACAGGGTTAGGTGTTTTGAGTAAAAGAGCGGACCTCCGATGGAAGAGAAGAGAGAGAGATGTTGATAATGCAGTCCGATTACAAAAAAATCTTTTGGAATCATGTGCGAGGGCAGTAAAAACGGGAGGCGTTCTGGTATACAGTACATGTACAATTCTTCCAGAGGAAAATCAAAAACAAATTGAACAATTTTTAATAAATCATAAAGAATTTTCTATTGAAAAAGCTGAGAAATTTGTAAATTCAAAAGTAACGGATAAAAAGGGTTTTGTTGCAACATTTCCCCACATTCATAAAACAGATGGATCTTTTGCTGTAAGGATGAAAAAAAACAGAGGGAACGATGAGTAA
- a CDS encoding ABC transporter permease — MYRIGVKSLPLVTVVSLFTGAVSSWQAAYQFRGVISLDFLGTAVSAAIFIELSPVLTGLVVAGRVGASIAAEIGTMKITEQVEALETLAIDPVRYIAAPRFHAGWIMMPVLVIYSNLLAHLGAFVVAGALLNISAVTFFSSVQKYFALHNVFSGLIKALVFGGGTALIGSSIGFRTAGGARGVGESTIKAFVASSTYILISDYILAVILF, encoded by the coding sequence ATGTACCGGATAGGCGTTAAGTCACTTCCCCTTGTTACTGTAGTAAGCCTTTTTACCGGAGCTGTATCCTCATGGCAGGCAGCATACCAGTTCAGAGGGGTAATTTCTCTCGATTTTCTCGGAACTGCAGTTAGTGCTGCAATCTTTATTGAACTTTCACCGGTTCTTACAGGGCTTGTTGTTGCAGGAAGAGTGGGAGCATCAATTGCAGCTGAAATCGGGACAATGAAAATTACCGAACAAGTTGAAGCATTGGAGACATTGGCAATTGATCCTGTGCGGTACATTGCAGCTCCCCGTTTTCATGCCGGCTGGATTATGATGCCCGTTCTTGTTATTTATTCAAACCTTCTTGCTCATCTCGGCGCATTTGTTGTTGCAGGTGCTTTACTTAATATTTCAGCAGTAACATTCTTTTCAAGTGTTCAGAAGTATTTTGCACTGCACAATGTATTTTCAGGATTGATAAAAGCTCTTGTATTCGGCGGTGGTACTGCACTAATAGGTTCGTCAATAGGGTTCAGAACAGCAGGCGGTGCAAGGGGAGTGGGCGAATCAACTATTAAAGCATTTGTAGCATCCTCCACTTACATTTTAATTAGTGATTACATACTTGCCGTAATTTTATTTTAG
- a CDS encoding ATP-binding cassette domain-containing protein, whose product MIKILNIYKSFNDEIILKNVSLDVFPHEILVIIGKSGVGKSVLLKTIIGLLKPDSGKIIVDEQNITVMPRKELFEIRKKFGMLFQGAALFDSLNVEENLSLALKEHSVLPKIAIERKVIEKLELVGLDDIRKKYPSDLSGGMKKRVGLARALMMDPEYMLFDEPTTGLDPVMARSIDMLIKKTTEKTGVTSIVVTHDMATATSIGTRIAMLSMAEIVFEGTPKEFLSSREKAVKEFISSIKIS is encoded by the coding sequence ATGATTAAGATTCTTAACATATATAAATCATTTAATGATGAGATAATTTTAAAGAATGTTTCATTAGATGTATTCCCTCACGAGATACTTGTCATAATCGGGAAAAGCGGTGTTGGGAAAAGTGTCCTGTTGAAAACAATAATAGGGCTTTTAAAACCGGACAGCGGTAAAATTATTGTTGATGAGCAAAATATAACCGTTATGCCGAGAAAAGAATTATTTGAGATAAGAAAGAAGTTCGGAATGCTTTTTCAGGGTGCAGCATTATTTGATTCTCTGAATGTAGAGGAAAATTTAAGTCTGGCATTAAAAGAGCATTCGGTTCTTCCAAAAATAGCAATCGAAAGAAAAGTTATTGAGAAACTGGAACTCGTAGGCTTGGATGATATCCGTAAAAAGTATCCGTCTGACCTTTCCGGAGGCATGAAAAAGAGAGTCGGCCTTGCAAGGGCGCTGATGATGGACCCTGAATATATGCTTTTTGATGAGCCTACAACCGGGCTAGACCCTGTTATGGCAAGATCAATTGATATGTTGATTAAAAAAACAACGGAGAAGACAGGTGTTACCTCTATTGTTGTGACGCACGACATGGCTACTGCAACTTCAATAGGTACAAGGATTGCAATGCTGAGCATGGCCGAAATTGTATTTGAAGGGACTCCTAAGGAATTTTTATCAAGTAGAGAAAAGGCTGTTAAAGAATTTATCAGCTCAATAAAAATCAGTTAA
- the xerD gene encoding site-specific tyrosine recombinase XerD, with amino-acid sequence MEIRSSDRKSDFESLLRRFLQHIILDQGLSDNTKKAYQNDIKRYLSFLQGKRIETLDDVESKHINELVMILKKTGMANSSIARNISAIKMFNMFLYENGELLQNPLLNFETPKLKKYLPTVLNINEVDQILRTPNLKTKKGLRDRALFEFMYATGVRVSEAVNISFSNLNLNEGFCRVFGKGSKERMVPIGDSAVYYINMYLKDVRPVLALKGKAGNFLFLSIRGTRMSRISVWKNLKEYALKAGIKKNISPHTLRHSFATHLLEGGADLRAVQEMLGHSDISTTQIYTHLDREFLKEVIRTFHPREIDR; translated from the coding sequence ATGGAAATCCGTTCATCAGATAGGAAGTCAGATTTTGAATCCCTTTTAAGAAGATTCCTGCAGCATATTATTCTTGATCAGGGCCTGTCTGACAACACAAAAAAAGCTTATCAGAATGATATAAAGAGATATCTGTCGTTCCTGCAGGGAAAAAGGATAGAAACTCTTGATGATGTGGAATCTAAACATATAAACGAGCTTGTCATGATTCTAAAAAAAACAGGAATGGCAAACTCCAGCATTGCAAGAAATATAAGCGCTATAAAAATGTTTAACATGTTTCTTTATGAAAACGGAGAATTATTACAAAACCCTTTATTGAATTTTGAAACGCCGAAACTGAAGAAGTACCTGCCTACTGTATTGAATATAAACGAAGTTGATCAAATACTCAGGACTCCGAATTTAAAAACAAAAAAAGGGCTGAGAGACAGGGCTCTGTTTGAATTTATGTATGCAACAGGTGTGCGGGTTTCCGAAGCTGTTAATATATCATTCAGTAATTTGAATCTGAATGAAGGTTTTTGCAGAGTTTTCGGAAAAGGAAGCAAGGAGAGAATGGTCCCAATAGGCGACAGTGCTGTTTATTATATAAATATGTATCTTAAGGATGTACGTCCTGTTCTTGCATTAAAAGGCAAGGCAGGAAATTTTCTTTTTCTGAGTATACGCGGAACCAGAATGTCTCGTATTTCAGTATGGAAAAATTTGAAGGAGTATGCTTTAAAAGCGGGGATAAAAAAAAATATCAGCCCTCATACTCTAAGGCATTCCTTTGCAACGCATCTTCTCGAAGGCGGAGCAGACCTGAGAGCTGTCCAGGAAATGCTTGGGCACTCGGACATCTCAACTACTCAGATTTATACGCATCTTGACCGTGAATTTTTAAAAGAGGTGATCAGAACTTTTCATCCTCGTGAAATTGACAGGTAA
- the rpe gene encoding ribulose-phosphate 3-epimerase, translating to MNNVEISPSILAADFANLEKDIRSVEDVGINSLHLDIMDGHFVPNISFGPVVAASVRKVTKLKLWAHLMIEDPEAYVNPFVDAGVDGIIFHVELDVDHNKIITRIKESNTKCGIAINPDTEINRVVHLLKYIDIVLVMSVYPGFGGQKYIESAERQITGLKKIISSSSFNTKIEVDGGINSRTAVRAVRAGADVLVAGSSVFKHKKGPKTGVEEIRNSIL from the coding sequence ATGAACAATGTTGAAATAAGTCCTTCTATACTTGCTGCGGATTTTGCAAATCTTGAAAAAGATATCCGGTCAGTGGAAGATGTGGGTATTAATTCTCTCCATCTCGATATTATGGACGGCCACTTTGTGCCGAATATATCTTTCGGGCCGGTTGTTGCCGCTTCTGTACGAAAAGTCACAAAACTAAAGCTGTGGGCTCATTTAATGATTGAAGATCCCGAGGCCTATGTCAATCCCTTTGTTGATGCAGGTGTTGACGGTATTATCTTTCATGTCGAACTTGATGTCGACCACAATAAAATTATAACCAGGATTAAAGAAAGTAACACGAAATGCGGTATTGCAATTAATCCGGATACAGAGATTAACAGGGTTGTACATTTATTAAAATATATTGATATTGTGCTTGTTATGAGTGTCTATCCCGGCTTTGGCGGGCAGAAATATATTGAAAGCGCTGAACGGCAAATAACAGGGCTTAAAAAAATTATTAGTTCATCATCTTTTAATACAAAAATTGAAGTTGACGGAGGAATTAATTCGAGAACTGCAGTACGGGCAGTTCGTGCAGGGGCTGATGTCCTTGTTGCAGGCTCGTCTGTATTCAAACATAAAAAAGGGCCCAAAACCGGAGTCGAGGAAATTAGAAATTCAATACTATGA
- a CDS encoding MBL fold metallo-hydrolase yields the protein MEKEKKSNLKIKSFAVGPLETNCILVADSSTKEACVVDPGDESEIILQELADEGWNAVKIVITHGHYDHIGALHKIVMETGAEVFINKKDEILIRDSVRNFSAFLGLDYKYDGKVSNISQGSKIKIGSLTLDVIEIPGHTPGSIGLAGNGFVIVGDTLFEGGIGRTDIPGGSSGQLLDSIQKQILSLPDDTVVYPGHGPKTTVGEERNGNPFIR from the coding sequence ATGGAAAAAGAGAAGAAGAGTAATCTGAAAATTAAATCTTTTGCTGTCGGACCTCTTGAAACAAACTGTATACTTGTTGCAGATAGCAGTACAAAAGAAGCCTGCGTTGTTGATCCGGGAGATGAATCTGAAATTATTCTGCAGGAACTTGCAGATGAAGGCTGGAATGCTGTTAAAATAGTGATTACTCACGGACATTACGACCACATAGGCGCATTGCATAAAATTGTTATGGAAACAGGAGCTGAAGTTTTTATTAATAAAAAGGATGAGATTCTTATTCGTGATAGTGTGAGAAATTTTTCAGCATTTCTCGGCCTGGATTATAAATATGACGGGAAGGTTTCTAATATTTCACAGGGGAGCAAAATTAAAATAGGATCTCTCACGCTTGATGTAATTGAGATACCAGGCCATACACCGGGCAGTATCGGGCTTGCAGGTAATGGTTTTGTCATTGTCGGTGATACACTCTTTGAAGGAGGGATTGGCCGTACTGACATTCCCGGAGGATCATCCGGGCAGCTGTTGGATTCAATACAAAAGCAAATTCTCTCATTGCCGGATGATACTGTTGTGTACCCCGGCCACGGTCCGAAAACGACTGTTGGCGAGGAGCGAAATGGAAATCCGTTCATCAGATAG
- the tgt gene encoding tRNA guanosine(34) transglycosylase Tgt, giving the protein MVFKLIKKDRDSSARAGMLSTPHGDVETPVFMPVGTQGTVKTLSPAELEDAGAKIILGNTYHLFLRPGDDLILKAGGLHEFTQWKGPFLTDSGGYQVFSLAELRKINDEGVKFQSHIDGSYHFFTPESVVDIQRNLGTDIMMVLDECSSYPVDHETAKKANYRTLNWADRAKKRFIDTEPPLQKKQAIFGIVQGSIYPDIRKESAEKLIEIGFDGYAIGGLAVGEPKEKMFELTELAAGILPESKARYLMGVGKPEDILNAISLGIDMFDCVIPTRNARNGTFFTKNGKVVIKNKAYFDDFSPIDDSCSCYTCRNFSRAYLRHLFKADEILGLRLATLHNVHFFMDIVKEARKHIIEEDFIIWKQNFLNNYYS; this is encoded by the coding sequence ATAGTGTTTAAACTTATCAAAAAAGACCGGGACTCAAGTGCAAGGGCAGGTATGTTATCAACACCTCACGGTGATGTTGAAACACCCGTATTTATGCCTGTAGGGACACAGGGAACAGTGAAAACATTATCTCCTGCGGAGTTAGAAGATGCAGGCGCTAAAATCATACTTGGAAATACTTATCATCTTTTTTTAAGGCCGGGAGATGATTTAATTTTAAAAGCAGGCGGGCTGCATGAATTTACACAGTGGAAAGGCCCGTTTTTAACAGACAGCGGCGGGTATCAGGTTTTCAGTCTTGCTGAATTAAGGAAAATAAATGATGAAGGGGTTAAATTTCAATCACATATTGACGGCTCGTACCATTTTTTTACTCCTGAATCAGTTGTTGATATACAGAGAAATCTCGGTACTGATATTATGATGGTTCTTGACGAGTGCTCTTCGTATCCAGTTGATCATGAAACTGCAAAAAAAGCGAATTACAGGACTCTGAATTGGGCAGACAGAGCAAAAAAAAGATTTATTGACACAGAGCCGCCCTTGCAGAAAAAACAGGCTATATTCGGCATTGTGCAGGGGAGTATTTATCCTGATATACGTAAAGAGAGTGCTGAAAAGTTAATTGAAATCGGATTTGACGGTTATGCAATCGGCGGGCTTGCTGTAGGCGAACCAAAAGAGAAAATGTTTGAACTAACAGAGCTTGCTGCTGGAATCCTTCCTGAAAGCAAGGCGAGGTATCTTATGGGAGTGGGAAAGCCCGAAGATATTCTTAATGCAATTTCTCTTGGTATTGATATGTTTGATTGTGTAATTCCTACACGCAATGCAAGAAACGGAACTTTTTTTACAAAAAATGGTAAAGTTGTTATAAAAAACAAAGCATATTTTGATGATTTTTCGCCGATTGATGATTCATGCTCTTGTTATACATGCAGAAATTTCTCAAGGGCATATTTGCGGCATCTTTTTAAAGCTGACGAGATATTAGGGTTAAGGCTTGCAACCCTTCACAATGTTCATTTTTTTATGGATATTGTAAAAGAGGCAAGAAAGCATATCATTGAAGAAGATTTTATTATTTGGAAACAAAATTTTCTCAACAATTATTATTCATAA